CGAAATTACTGTTTGCTCATCTTTTAAGATGATACTTTTACTCATTGTTGTTCGGTCTTTATCAGTGATAAAGAACCGCACTAGCGTCTTTGTCTGTTGTTTAATTTTCAAGGATCATTTCACAAAAACTATTATAACTTTTCTGTCGTTACTTGTCAAGAAGAATTTAAATGTTTTATGACGACTTCTAGACTTTTAACACGACAAGAAGAATTATAACATTTTCATCAATAACTGTCAAGACTGTTTTTAATTTAAATAATAAATTGCTTATTTCAATTATTTAATTACAATATCTCTTGACGACAATAAGTATCTTATCACTTCTGTCTTATACTGTCAAGACTTTATTTCAAAAAATTACTTTCTAGCTATATTAAGTTAATATATTATAGATTAGTTTTATATAGGCTTAGCTTATCAATCCTAATCTTTTAACTCGAGTATGGAATTAAAGCATTTTACTACTTAATTATTATTTCTATCCATTTATAATATGTACTTTAATATAATATGTACTTTTAATATTAAATAGATACTCTTTTCTCTTCAATATACCAACATCAAGAAATTTCACATGATCTATTTGTATGATCTTAATATAACACTAGCAATTAGTTTTTTGAGGTCTCAACTGAACTATACTTATATATAATGATACTTTTCTTATTAGGCAATTGAAATCAAACTATTTAAGTAGCAATTGCTATGCCGAATTGAACTAATAATACATACACTCCTTAAAGTAATTTTAATATATCTAAATCTACTGTTAAAAGCTTGGTGAACTTAAATACATTAAATACTTCAAAAATGATGAAGAAAAAGCATTTATTTTCTTTGATTAAATATCTTTATGTATTCTTTTATCTTTATGCTTTAAGCTTTACTTTAAAGTTTCAATATAAAATCTTGTTATATCAATATTCTACTTAGCTTTAATCTTATTTAAAGCTTCTCTTTTACTAATAAACCAGTTTCTATGTATATCTTCATCAATAAGATTACTTAAAAGAACATCAGCTAGCTCTTTTTCTAATGTTTTATTACTATCTAGTTTTCTAAAGAAACTCAGATAGTCTTTATAAGCAAGGGTTTCAAGATGATAATTCAAAAAGAACATATTTACTGTACCAAAGTAAGTCGTAAAATCTGCAAAGTAAGAACTTATTTTAGATAAATTACTCCCTATTTTTGTTGGAGAGCTATCAAGACGATGAATATATGACTTTATTTTTTTAGCATGATCTATTTCTGTTTCAACCAGATGTAATAAAACATGAGAAATATACTCATCTTCACTTCTTTCTGCTTGAGTAAGATAAAAATCTACTTGAGATAGTTCTAAAGTATAAAACCAATTTAAATATAAAAGAAGTTTTTCATCAGTCATCTATACTTTTCCTTTCAACTTGTCTACATAATAAATACTTTCTTTCTTAATTTTAAAGCTTACTTATCTCTGACTTAAAACTTAAAATAATAATAAGTGTTATAAATCGTTCTAGTTCGCCAGTGATATTCTATATATAGTTATTAATATTATTATAAGTAGCTATTAATTTTTTTATCCAGAATATATGATTAAAAAAGGGTAATAATAAATTTATATACTAAAAAAGTAAAAGATTAATTAAAAAGATAATAGCGAGGCTGATAAAAATGGGACATAATCGATATGATGTAATAATAGTTGGAGCAGGACCAGCAGGATCATCTGCTGCCATATTATGTGCTCAAAACAACTTATCTGTAGCATTAATAGAAAAAGGTAAATTTCCCGGAAGTAAAAATATGTTTGGAGGAACCATATACAGTGATGTAACAGCAAAAATAATACCTGAATTTTGGAAAGAAGCACCTTTAGAAAGAGCAGTAGCTTCAGAACTTCTATACTTAATGGAGCCAAGTTCATTTGTACAAATGGGATATAGCAGTTATAACTTTTTAAAAGCTCCCTACAATACCTTTACAATTATTAGATCTCGTTTTGATAAGTGGCTAGCTGGAAAAGCTGAAGAAGCAGGAGCTCATTTAATGAATGAGACATTAGTTGAAGATTTGCTTTACGAGAAAGATGGTCTTATCTCCAAAAAAGTTGGTGGCATAGTACTTTCAGATGGAAGTAAAATCTATAGTGATATAGTTATTCTTGCAGAAGGAGCCCAGGGTGATTTAGCTAGAAAAGCTGGACTTAGGAAAAAGATAAATTCCACTTATATAACACTATATGTTAAAGAAATACTTAGTCTGCCCAAAGAAGTAATAGAAGCGCGTTTTAATTTGGAAAAAGATGAAGGAATCAATATTGGTATGATTGGATATCCTACTGCTGGAACAGTTGGTAAAGGTGGGATTTGGACTAACAAGGACTCTATTTCAATTATAGTTGGATCATATCTTAACCAAATGATTGAAAATGGTTTAAATCCTTATCAATTACTAATAAGACTAAAGGAACATCCCAGAATCAAACGACTTTTAGCAGGAGCTAAAACTGTAGAGTATCTTTCAAAAATTATCCCCAAAGGAGGATATAGAGATATCCCCAGCTTATATGACGATGGAATATTGATAGCTGGTGATGCTGGTATGCTAGTTTCAGGTCGCCATGGTACAGATGTTGCAATGCTTACAGGAAAGTATGCAGCCGAAACAACAGTGCAAGCTAAAGCTAAAGGAGATTTCAGCAAAAAAGCTTTATCCTCCTATGCAAGTAAAATTCAAAACTCCTTCTTCTATCAGAATCTAAAAAATGATCAAATAGCTATCAATTATAAGCCAGACTATTCAGATTCAGATTTTCTAATCAGCCAGATGATTAATGAAGTAGCCCATGAATTTTTCTCAGAAGGAGACCGTAGCCAAAAAGAAAAGTATAATACTATAATAAATGAAATTAAAAAAGTACAACCTATTAAAAAAACAGTTGATGATTTCTACCAGGCAATAAGAAATTGGAGGTTATAATGACTACTTTCGATAAAGATAATAGAGATCCACTAAAAAATGTGATGATCTTATCAGCAGCTGAATCACATATAAAAATCAAAAGCAAAAAACCCTGCTTGAGTAATTGTGAAAATAAACCCTGTACTTATTACTGTCCCTCCAGGGTCTTTTCCTGGTCAGGAGATGATCAAGAAATAAAAGTTGACTATACAAGATGTATGGAATGTGGAGCCTGCCCCTGGGGATGTCCCTATGATAATATTGATTGGCATTACCCACCAGCAGGTTATGGAGTCCACTATGAAATATAATTTGCAAGGATAAGGTTAAAGTAGAAAAAGGAAGTGAGATTATTGACCATAGCAGATATCATGAATTACATTGTATTTAACATCTACTCATTTTACCTGGTAATGCTACTAATTCTTTCAGGCATAGTAACATTTTTTATTGAAACCGAGCATGCTTATGAATATGCTCAATACAAAGACTATATTGTTTCTTTTTTTTGGTCTATCTTTAACATAGCAATAGCTTTATTTTTAATATTAATAAAATTAATCCACAGCCGTTTTCCATTTTAAGTCGCTAATACAAAACAAACATTTTGAGTAAAAAATATTTAATTATTTAATCCTATCTGAATATTAACAACTGTATGAGCATCATTTAGGATAAAATTTAATGCAGGTATCTGTTCAATCCCATTAATTACTACTGATTTTGAAGAATCTACAATTAATAATACCCCTTCTCTATCTAAATAATCATCCAATACATTATTAAAGAATGCAAATCTCATCTTTAGCAAATCCTCATCATTTTCTTCCTCGTCATACTTGCTAATCTCTTCAATTGCACTCATCAAGTTCCATATTTCTTCTTCACTTAAACCATCTCTAAGGGTGTGCATTCTTAAATAAATATTACCAGAATTATCACAGCCAGTATAATAAACTTTCCAGACCCCAATAGGATAGTCAAAGAAATTAAAGTCTGGTATATCATCTTCCACAAAGCGAATAGTGTATCCCCTTAAAACTTCATTCCTAAGTGTAAGTCTATTATTAAGTAAAATCTCTGATATAAAGTCGCTACTTTTTCGTTGCCATAATTCTACTCTACCTTGCTTTTCTAACCAATGCCATTCATCTATTTTATGATTTATAGATAAACAGTTAAAATTAATGAAGATAAGAGTAATTGTAATTAACACAATAAAATATATTTTTTTCTTCACATCTCTATTTTTTATATTCATACTTTTCTCCTTTACCTATCTACTACTGCATAAATCTACTCATACCTATTCTTCTTAAATCAACATGTACTCTTGGTTCTAAACTAACATTTTGAAACTCAGCACGCCAATCATCAATTTCCCTCCACTTCCTTGGATAATAAGCCCTTACCATTTTCCCCATTCCAAAAATATCTACCTGAAACCTATTCTGAACTTTAAAAAACATAACTTCTATCTCACTTTTCAACTCATTACTAACTCTATCTTCCAGCTGATTAAAGAAGATAGGATTTGAATAATCTGATGTTATTTCCTGAGAAAGAATATTTGCCTCCATAAACATATCAAGAAGAAAAGTAATACTACCATCATCATTTATTCTAGGGCGAAGACTAGTAGAAATTGACTCATATTCAATAGCTACATTTCCTAACTCTGTTTTTACATCAGTAACAATTTCTATGCCACCAGTCTTTTTCTCTGATAATTGTACATAGGACCAGGTCTCCTCTATATTTAACTGCCCTATCATTCTCTCACCTTCAAAAACAGCCAGACCTGCAAAGCGAATTATCTCTTTGTCTCTATCAACTAAAATACTCACTGGATCAATACCCTGATCAACTAGTCTAACAACGAATTCATAAAAAGGAACATCAGGTATATTTCCTCTTCTAACCTCATCTTCAACAAAATCTCTTAACCATATTCCTTGAATAGTGGCATTAGCCGGGTAGGTATTTAAGATATCTTCAGCACTATTTTTAGCTATTAAGACAAAACTTAAGCGTCTAAACTCTGGATTATTACGAAAAAAGTTCAAGTGTCTATTAACACCTTCACGAGCTATATCTTCACTTAAAACCAGCATCCTGATATGTCCTAAAAATAAATCATGTTGTAATCTCTGTTCTAAAAGCATTAATGCCATGCTCACATTTCTTCCTACTACTGAAACATTCCAGACACTACCCTCTCCCATAGCAGAAGGCTCTACTGCTCCTCCCCCTAGTTGTTGTTGCAAAGCTATTTGAGCTGTAAGACGAATCATTTCTGTATGTTCATAAGGGCTTTCATGGATAGGCTCTTCGAAATCAATAGCAATAGCTATTACGATAGCCCTTGTGTCAATATCTTCTAAATCCCAGCAAGCTGTATTTAGAATAGAGATCAAAACTATCATTATTATTAGTATTACTTTTTTCATCTACGAGCATCTCCTTTTATATCCCGTATAATAGCTATTAAATATAAAGTAATAGGAACTACAAGTATTAAAAATCCACCAAGACGACTAATTAAATCCGTAAAATCAAATACTTTATATATATTCTCTGGATATATAGCGATAAAAAAAACTAATGGTAAGAAAGGAAAACTTAAAGTTCTATGTTCATGAAGTTCAAAAATCTGTGTAAAACCCAGGATTGATGAGTACAATATGTTTCCTGCACTAGTAAAAATAGCTACCACCCAAAAAGCAATAAATACAGCCTCCAATCTTTCTAATAATAAACCTGGAAAAGGTGTAGCTTTAATAACTTCAAGAGTTGGCCAGGTGAGATTTTGCAATTCTTCTACACCAAACAATCCTACTGCAATTATTACAAAAACCATATATACTGCCAGGGGAGATACTATCCCTTTAGTGCCATAATTATAAGCTAATTTTTGTGTTACTAAAGATGGTAAAAGAAGTATAATTACCTCAAATCCCAATAAAGAAAAAAAAGTATCAATACTGCCAGCAAAAATTGGCCCTATACCCTGGCCTCCTGTAAAAGGCATCAATCTTATCACATTAATTTCTCTTACTGCCAGAAATACCCCTAATATAATTGGGATGATAATAAAAATGAAATACAACTCATTAATTCTGCCAATAACCTGTATATCATGCCTAATAAAATATACTACTACAATCAACATGGATATTATTATTATTTCTAAAGGAGTATTAAACAAAACTGTAGTCTTTATCATAGAAGAAAACACTCTGATAATTAAAGCAGCAGCTAACAACCAATAAATACAATATATAATGCCAAGGGTTTTCCCAATCCATTTATTTGTTATTCGACAACTATATTCCATAAAAGTTTCCTCAGGAAAGCGTAATCCCAACCTAATCATGATAAATAGAGAAATAATTACAGCAAATCCAGCAATTAATAGAGATATCCAGCCCCCTGTGCCAGCTATATTAGTAGCAGTCCTGGGTATAATAAGACTACCTGCTCCAATTAAAGTATTAGCTATAATTCCGGCAAATTGTCTCTCCGTTAATTTACCGTGTTCTTTCATTGCCGTCATCATCTCCCTTACTACTGAAACGTTGTCTATTTTTTGTTCTCAAATGTTTTGGTCTATTAAAACGGGACCAAATTGGTACATTAACCAGGGTGTCTTTCATATCATTAATACGAGAAGGAGCCATTGGAGTCATATAGGGAATACCAAATGATTTTAAACTCACTAAATGAATTGAAATTATTATTAAACCTAATATAATTCCATATAAACCAAAAATACTGGCCATAATCATCAAAGGAAATTGCAACAAGCGCAAAGCAATAGCAGCACTATAGTTGGGAATAGCAAAAGATGCAATAGTGGTAGTAGCTATAATAATAACCATA
This is a stretch of genomic DNA from Halanaerobiaceae bacterium ANBcell28. It encodes these proteins:
- a CDS encoding ferritin-like domain-containing protein, which produces MTDEKLLLYLNWFYTLELSQVDFYLTQAERSEDEYISHVLLHLVETEIDHAKKIKSYIHRLDSSPTKIGSNLSKISSYFADFTTYFGTVNMFFLNYHLETLAYKDYLSFFRKLDSNKTLEKELADVLLSNLIDEDIHRNWFISKREALNKIKAK
- a CDS encoding FAD-dependent oxidoreductase; translation: MKKIIARLIKMGHNRYDVIIVGAGPAGSSAAILCAQNNLSVALIEKGKFPGSKNMFGGTIYSDVTAKIIPEFWKEAPLERAVASELLYLMEPSSFVQMGYSSYNFLKAPYNTFTIIRSRFDKWLAGKAEEAGAHLMNETLVEDLLYEKDGLISKKVGGIVLSDGSKIYSDIVILAEGAQGDLARKAGLRKKINSTYITLYVKEILSLPKEVIEARFNLEKDEGINIGMIGYPTAGTVGKGGIWTNKDSISIIVGSYLNQMIENGLNPYQLLIRLKEHPRIKRLLAGAKTVEYLSKIIPKGGYRDIPSLYDDGILIAGDAGMLVSGRHGTDVAMLTGKYAAETTVQAKAKGDFSKKALSSYASKIQNSFFYQNLKNDQIAINYKPDYSDSDFLISQMINEVAHEFFSEGDRSQKEKYNTIINEIKKVQPIKKTVDDFYQAIRNWRL
- a CDS encoding 4Fe-4S dicluster domain-containing protein; this translates as MTTFDKDNRDPLKNVMILSAAESHIKIKSKKPCLSNCENKPCTYYCPSRVFSWSGDDQEIKVDYTRCMECGACPWGCPYDNIDWHYPPAGYGVHYEI
- a CDS encoding Ger(x)C family spore germination protein, yielding MKKVILIIMIVLISILNTACWDLEDIDTRAIVIAIAIDFEEPIHESPYEHTEMIRLTAQIALQQQLGGGAVEPSAMGEGSVWNVSVVGRNVSMALMLLEQRLQHDLFLGHIRMLVLSEDIAREGVNRHLNFFRNNPEFRRLSFVLIAKNSAEDILNTYPANATIQGIWLRDFVEDEVRRGNIPDVPFYEFVVRLVDQGIDPVSILVDRDKEIIRFAGLAVFEGERMIGQLNIEETWSYVQLSEKKTGGIEIVTDVKTELGNVAIEYESISTSLRPRINDDGSITFLLDMFMEANILSQEITSDYSNPIFFNQLEDRVSNELKSEIEVMFFKVQNRFQVDIFGMGKMVRAYYPRKWREIDDWRAEFQNVSLEPRVHVDLRRIGMSRFMQ
- a CDS encoding endospore germination permease; this encodes MTAMKEHGKLTERQFAGIIANTLIGAGSLIIPRTATNIAGTGGWISLLIAGFAVIISLFIMIRLGLRFPEETFMEYSCRITNKWIGKTLGIIYCIYWLLAAALIIRVFSSMIKTTVLFNTPLEIIIISMLIVVVYFIRHDIQVIGRINELYFIFIIIPIILGVFLAVREINVIRLMPFTGGQGIGPIFAGSIDTFFSLLGFEVIILLLPSLVTQKLAYNYGTKGIVSPLAVYMVFVIIAVGLFGVEELQNLTWPTLEVIKATPFPGLLLERLEAVFIAFWVVAIFTSAGNILYSSILGFTQIFELHEHRTLSFPFLPLVFFIAIYPENIYKVFDFTDLISRLGGFLILVVPITLYLIAIIRDIKGDARR